One stretch of Leptospira bourretii DNA includes these proteins:
- the mpl36 gene encoding RlpA family plasminogen-binding lipoprotein MPL36 translates to MQRLILLSIVLWLVSCSSADATRRDYSASGDPEDIFFERSGKSKPASNTKSDDPVARSIIDDLDSNAKTTAPTGLATIPTKKPTTQFDEVGLSSWYGQKFQGRPTASGEPFDRMKMTGAHRTLPIGSVVKIQNLENNKEAVVRINDRGPFVDERIVDVSEKTAEILEFKDKGVTKVGIKVLKKGEEDLADDLDDADLLDDAPAKPEKLTPVKPGAVKPIAAGKGFTVQVGVFQEKERALKYQENMKSEYNQSVFVTPRDGKFVVQVGDFADRAKAESLKSKLKYDGIDCFIANR, encoded by the coding sequence ATGCAAAGACTCATACTTTTATCCATAGTATTGTGGCTAGTGTCCTGCAGTTCAGCAGATGCCACCCGTAGAGATTATAGTGCATCCGGGGATCCGGAGGATATTTTTTTTGAACGTTCTGGGAAGTCAAAACCAGCAAGTAACACGAAGTCAGATGACCCAGTGGCTCGTTCTATCATTGACGATTTAGATTCCAATGCAAAAACAACAGCACCTACCGGTTTAGCGACCATCCCAACAAAAAAACCAACAACACAATTTGATGAAGTTGGTTTATCTTCTTGGTATGGACAAAAATTCCAAGGTCGCCCTACTGCGAGTGGTGAACCTTTTGACCGCATGAAAATGACAGGCGCACATAGAACACTTCCCATTGGGAGCGTTGTCAAAATCCAAAACTTAGAAAACAACAAAGAAGCTGTAGTTCGGATCAATGACCGCGGACCATTTGTTGATGAACGAATTGTGGATGTATCTGAAAAAACAGCGGAGATCCTCGAATTTAAGGACAAAGGTGTTACCAAAGTTGGGATCAAAGTTCTTAAAAAAGGGGAAGAGGATCTTGCGGATGATTTAGATGACGCAGACCTTCTAGACGATGCTCCTGCAAAACCAGAAAAATTGACTCCGGTAAAACCAGGTGCAGTGAAACCAATTGCGGCCGGCAAAGGATTCACTGTGCAAGTGGGAGTGTTTCAAGAAAAGGAACGAGCTCTAAAATACCAAGAAAACATGAAATCTGAATACAACCAATCTGTGTTCGTCACTCCCCGAGATGGAAAGTTCGTCGTTCAAGTGGGTGATTTTGCTGACCGCGCAAAAGCAGAATCTCTCAAATCAAAATTAAAATACGATGGGATTGATTGTTTTATCGCCAATCGTTAG